One window from the genome of Oscillatoria sp. FACHB-1406 encodes:
- the ilvB gene encoding biosynthetic-type acetolactate synthase large subunit yields the protein MVSSIVQPNLSSSIAPTRRTGAFALMDSLKRHGVEHIFGYPGGAILPIYDELYRSEARGDVQHFLVRHEQGAAHAADGYARATGKVGVCFGTSGPGATNLVTGIATAHLDSIPMVVITGQVPRPAIGTDAFQETDIFGITLPIVKNSYVVRNAEDMARIVAEAFHIASTGRPGPVLIDIPKDVGLEEFDYIPVEPGVVNLPGYRPTVKGNPRQINAALHLLRQAEQPLLYVGGGAIAAGAYAEVQRLAEYFQIPVTTTLMGLGIFDENHPLSVGMLGMHGTAYANFAVSECDLLVAVGARFDDRVTGRLDKFASKAKVIHIDIDPAEVGKNRAPEVPIVGDVRCVLQQLLQRLQESGLKPVEGQTRPWLNKINRWRNDYPLVVPHYPDTLSPQEVIVELGKQAPKAYYTTDVGQHQMWAAQFINYGPRRWISSAGLGTMGYGLPAAMGAKVALPEEEVICISGDASFQMNLQELGTLSQYGINVKTVIINNGWLGMVRQWQQAFHGERYSASETNKGMPDFIKLAEAYGIKGMVVSDRAELQAAIATMLAHNGPVLLDARVNRDENCYPMVAPGKSNAEMVGLPKPSPVEQATSVIRCDSCGAKNSMTNKFCPECGAELSHPSTSGAF from the coding sequence GTGGTTTCATCAATCGTTCAGCCTAATCTATCATCTTCCATCGCACCGACGCGCCGAACCGGAGCTTTTGCGCTCATGGATAGTCTCAAGCGCCACGGTGTCGAGCATATTTTTGGCTATCCCGGCGGTGCAATTCTGCCGATTTATGACGAACTGTATCGCTCCGAAGCGCGCGGGGACGTACAACATTTTCTCGTCCGCCACGAACAAGGTGCAGCCCACGCAGCAGATGGTTACGCGCGGGCGACAGGGAAAGTTGGGGTTTGTTTCGGCACATCCGGCCCCGGTGCGACGAATTTAGTGACGGGGATTGCTACGGCGCACCTCGACTCGATTCCAATGGTGGTGATTACCGGACAAGTGCCGCGCCCTGCGATTGGGACGGATGCGTTCCAAGAAACCGATATTTTCGGGATTACGCTGCCGATTGTCAAAAATTCATATGTGGTGCGTAACGCAGAAGATATGGCGCGCATCGTCGCAGAAGCGTTTCATATTGCGAGTACGGGAAGACCGGGACCGGTGTTAATCGATATCCCCAAAGATGTGGGGTTAGAAGAATTCGATTATATCCCCGTGGAACCGGGAGTGGTGAATCTCCCCGGCTACCGCCCAACGGTGAAAGGCAACCCCCGCCAGATTAATGCAGCGCTGCACTTGTTGCGGCAAGCCGAACAGCCTTTATTATATGTGGGTGGCGGCGCGATCGCGGCGGGCGCTTACGCTGAAGTTCAACGCTTAGCTGAATACTTCCAAATCCCTGTCACCACAACTTTAATGGGATTGGGAATCTTCGACGAAAATCACCCCCTCTCGGTGGGAATGTTGGGGATGCACGGCACTGCTTACGCTAACTTCGCCGTCAGCGAGTGCGACTTGTTGGTGGCGGTGGGCGCGCGTTTCGATGACCGCGTAACCGGACGTTTGGATAAGTTTGCCTCAAAAGCAAAGGTGATTCATATCGACATCGACCCCGCTGAAGTTGGCAAAAACCGCGCCCCCGAAGTGCCGATTGTCGGCGACGTGCGCTGCGTTCTCCAACAACTGTTGCAGCGCTTACAAGAATCGGGTCTTAAGCCGGTGGAAGGACAAACCCGTCCTTGGTTAAACAAAATCAACCGCTGGCGCAATGATTATCCCCTCGTCGTCCCCCACTATCCCGATACTCTCTCGCCCCAAGAAGTCATCGTCGAACTCGGCAAACAAGCGCCGAAGGCTTATTACACCACCGATGTGGGACAGCATCAAATGTGGGCGGCACAGTTTATTAACTACGGCCCGCGCCGCTGGATTTCGAGCGCTGGCTTGGGGACGATGGGCTACGGTCTGCCTGCGGCAATGGGTGCAAAGGTGGCACTGCCCGAAGAAGAGGTGATTTGTATTAGCGGCGATGCCAGCTTCCAAATGAACCTGCAAGAGTTGGGTACTCTATCACAGTATGGGATAAATGTCAAGACCGTTATTATTAATAATGGTTGGTTGGGCATGGTGCGTCAGTGGCAGCAAGCCTTTCATGGAGAACGTTACTCGGCTTCCGAGACGAATAAAGGAATGCCGGACTTTATTAAATTGGCAGAAGCCTACGGGATTAAGGGAATGGTAGTGAGCGATCGCGCCGAATTGCAAGCCGCGATCGCAACTATGCTCGCCCATAACGGCCCGGTTCTCCTCGATGCGCGCGTCAACCGCGATGAAAACTGCTATCCAATGGTAGCTCCCGGTAAGAGTAACGCAGAAATGGTTGGATTGCCAAAGCCCAGCCCTGTCGAACAAGCAACGAGCGTTATCCGTTGTGACTCCTGCGGTGCGAAAAACTCGATGACCAATAAATTCTGCCCCGAATGCGGTGCAGAACTTTCACATCCCTCTACTTCTGGCGCATTTTAA
- a CDS encoding XisI protein, with translation MAVNPNDVQIQVPPTKCDRYRQVVMQFLKQFVGYSGDREEIETQQIFDLQTDRYLILSLGWRGQERVYVALIHLDIQDEKVWIQRNQTESQIEEELIALGIPQEDIVRGLIPPEYRVLAGFNSST, from the coding sequence ATGGCTGTAAATCCGAACGACGTTCAAATACAGGTTCCCCCGACGAAGTGCGATCGCTATCGTCAGGTTGTTATGCAATTTCTCAAGCAATTTGTGGGGTATTCTGGCGATCGCGAAGAAATTGAAACGCAACAAATATTCGATCTTCAAACCGATCGATATTTAATCCTTAGCTTGGGCTGGCGCGGACAAGAGCGAGTATATGTTGCTTTAATTCATTTGGATATTCAAGATGAAAAAGTTTGGATTCAACGCAATCAAACCGAAAGTCAAATTGAAGAAGAGTTAATTGCTTTAGGGATTCCTCAAGAAGATATTGTACGAGGTTTGATTCCGCCAGAATACCGAGTTTTAGCAGGGTTTAATTCTTCAACTTAA
- a CDS encoding AbrB/MazE/SpoVT family DNA-binding domain-containing protein: MFSVTVADTGQITLPQAIRDYLNLDGGSKIDFIIDEEGQVRIIPLDVSVETLSGILYRPDRVKVTLEEMDVSISEWVSDWQ; the protein is encoded by the coding sequence ATGTTTAGTGTAACTGTTGCCGACACCGGACAAATTACTCTACCCCAAGCCATTCGAGACTATCTCAATCTTGACGGCGGGAGTAAAATCGATTTCATTATCGATGAAGAAGGTCAAGTCAGGATTATTCCTCTCGACGTTTCTGTAGAAACATTATCGGGTATTTTATATCGTCCCGATCGCGTAAAGGTAACTTTAGAAGAAATGGATGTTTCTATCTCTGAGTGGGTTAGCGATTGGCAATGA
- a CDS encoding NB-ARC domain-containing protein has product MSVDLVVKLTDELVYAKTGKHLDELQRSILRGSWHGQHYAEIAEEVRRTEGYVREVGASVWRLLSDVTGETIEKKSFRAAMERITNIAGESTYSNVANSRIIVAINHSYNHLCAEAQEAPFKSTDSEDWRDRGSFDTMPDTEGFIGREDVLETLTRWTVEEECRLIGLWGLPMVGKSSLAAQFVDRVANQFSAVIWRTITSDTDPHTLAAEIAELLSRGSPPPIRPKPPQDRLFNRLQTERCLLILDGLEAAFLGGSWAGTWRAEMADFASLLDRAARGRHPSCILVTSREQPLDWVSWEEKYKRTRSRTLNGLNLEDALALLQEQNLTAPEAWSELVEVYRGHPGWLKAAARSTQTWFGGNAAEFVSFGGWLCEGILASLNGLYDRLTDSEKHTLSFLSQQSTPVAIASLRQVLNLSAMESLTIIESLRRRSLLEMSRLGSTTTINLAPGLRTWVKDGFLQR; this is encoded by the coding sequence ATGAGCGTGGATTTAGTCGTCAAGCTGACGGATGAGTTGGTCTATGCGAAGACGGGCAAGCACCTTGATGAACTACAACGCTCGATTCTGCGGGGTTCGTGGCACGGTCAGCATTACGCAGAGATTGCGGAAGAGGTGAGGCGGACGGAAGGTTATGTGAGAGAGGTGGGTGCTTCGGTTTGGCGGCTTTTATCTGATGTGACGGGCGAAACGATAGAGAAGAAGAGTTTTCGGGCAGCAATGGAACGTATAACGAATATTGCTGGCGAGTCCACTTACTCGAATGTGGCAAATTCCCGCATTATTGTCGCGATTAATCACTCGTATAATCATCTTTGCGCTGAGGCTCAAGAAGCCCCTTTTAAAAGCACGGATTCAGAAGATTGGCGCGATCGCGGCAGTTTCGATACAATGCCGGATACAGAGGGCTTTATCGGACGCGAGGATGTTCTCGAAACCCTCACCCGCTGGACGGTTGAAGAGGAATGTCGGTTAATCGGATTGTGGGGGTTGCCGATGGTGGGAAAAAGCAGTTTAGCAGCCCAATTCGTCGATCGCGTTGCCAACCAATTCTCTGCTGTCATTTGGCGCACCATAACGTCCGATACCGATCCCCATACCCTCGCAGCCGAAATTGCCGAACTTTTGAGTCGGGGTTCGCCACCTCCTATCCGCCCCAAACCCCCACAAGATCGCCTATTCAATCGCCTGCAAACCGAACGCTGCCTCCTCATTCTCGACGGATTGGAGGCAGCTTTTTTAGGAGGGAGTTGGGCGGGAACTTGGCGGGCGGAAATGGCGGACTTTGCAAGTTTGCTCGATCGCGCGGCGCGGGGGCGACATCCAAGCTGTATCCTTGTTACCAGTCGGGAACAGCCTCTCGATTGGGTTAGTTGGGAGGAAAAATACAAACGGACGCGATCGCGGACTCTAAACGGCTTAAACTTAGAAGATGCCCTCGCCCTCCTGCAAGAACAAAACTTAACCGCGCCGGAAGCTTGGAGCGAACTGGTTGAAGTGTATCGCGGACATCCCGGTTGGTTGAAGGCAGCAGCGCGATCGACGCAGACATGGTTTGGGGGCAATGCGGCGGAGTTTGTCAGCTTTGGCGGTTGGTTGTGTGAAGGAATTTTAGCGAGTTTGAACGGATTGTACGATCGCCTCACCGATTCCGAAAAGCACACTCTCTCTTTCCTCTCACAACAATCTACCCCCGTCGCGATCGCATCCTTGCGTCAAGTGTTAAACTTATCGGCAATGGAAAGCCTAACCATTATCGAATCTTTGCGGCGGCGATCGCTGCTTGAAATGAGTCGGTTAGGAAGTACGACAACAATTAACCTTGCGCCGGGACTTCGGACTTGGGTCAAGGATGGTTTTTTGCAGAGATAG
- a CDS encoding 2-hydroxyacid dehydrogenase: MKVAVFSTKNYDREFLQTANQQSDNKHEFVFFEPRLTLETAPLAAEFPAICAFINDRLSAEVLEHLASGGTKLIALRSAGYDRVDLAAAARLGMTVLHVPAYSPRAVAEHAIALILMLNRKLYRAYNRVRDDNFSLEGLLGFDLHGSTVGIVGTGKIGLCFAEIAKGFGCHLLAYDLHQHPACLELGVKYVELPELLAASDVISLHCPLIPATHHLINSESLQHLKPGAMLINTSRGGLIDTSAVIQALKSGKLGYLGIDVYEQEEELFFEDLSNTVIQDDTFQLLQSFPNVVITAHQAFFTRNALANIAQTTLSNINDFAEGKPCANQVKES, encoded by the coding sequence TTCGTCTTTTTTGAACCCCGTTTAACCTTAGAAACCGCTCCCCTAGCGGCAGAATTTCCCGCAATTTGTGCCTTCATTAACGATCGCCTCAGTGCCGAAGTTCTCGAACATCTCGCAAGCGGCGGAACGAAATTGATTGCCCTGCGTTCTGCCGGATACGATCGCGTCGATCTCGCTGCTGCTGCGCGTTTGGGAATGACCGTTCTCCACGTTCCCGCCTATTCACCCCGCGCCGTAGCCGAACACGCGATCGCGCTAATTTTAATGCTCAATCGCAAGCTTTATCGCGCCTACAATCGCGTCCGCGACGATAACTTTTCTCTCGAAGGATTGCTCGGATTTGACTTACACGGTTCGACGGTTGGCATTGTCGGTACTGGCAAAATTGGACTCTGTTTTGCGGAAATTGCCAAAGGATTTGGCTGCCATCTCCTCGCTTACGATCTCCATCAACATCCAGCTTGTTTGGAACTCGGCGTAAAATATGTCGAACTGCCCGAACTTTTAGCGGCTTCCGATGTTATTTCCCTTCATTGCCCCTTAATCCCTGCAACGCATCATCTGATTAATTCAGAATCCTTGCAGCACCTTAAACCGGGGGCAATGTTAATTAATACCAGTCGCGGCGGTTTAATCGATACGTCAGCCGTTATTCAAGCCTTAAAATCTGGAAAACTGGGATATTTGGGCATCGACGTTTACGAACAAGAAGAAGAATTATTTTTTGAGGATTTATCCAATACCGTTATTCAAGACGATACTTTCCAGTTATTGCAATCCTTTCCAAACGTCGTTATTACCGCCCACCAAGCCTTTTTTACCCGCAATGCCCTTGCGAATATTGCCCAAACAACTCTTTCAAATATTAACGATTTTGCTGAAGGGAAACCCTGTGCCAATCAGGTCAAAGAGTCATAA